CGTCAGCAAGCGTCTCGTCGAGCGCACCGAGGAGATCGCGCAGCTCATCTCCGCCGAGAACGGCAAGCCGATCAAGTGGGCCCGCGGCGAGGTCGGCCGCGCGGTGTCCGTCTTCCGGTTCGCCGCCGAGGAGGCCCGCCGCTTCAACGGCGGCGAGGCCCAGCGCCTCGACACCGACCTCGGCGGCCAGGGCCGCCTGGCCCTCACCCGCCGCTTCCCGAAGGGCGTCGTCCTCGGCATCGCGCCCTTCAACTTCCCCCTCAACCTGTGCGCCCACAAGATCGCCCCGGCCATCGCCGCCGGCGCGCCGATCATCCTGAAGCCGGCGCCCGCGACCCCGCTCTCCGGCCTGATCATCGGTGACCTGCTCGCCGAGACGGAGCTGCCGGCCGGCTCCTGGTCGATCCTCCCGGTCTCCAACGACCGGATGCCCGCCCTCGTCCAGGACGAGCGGCTCCCGGTCATCTCCTTCACCGGGTCCGAGAAGGTCGGCTACGCGATCATGGACTCGGTGCCGCGCAAGCACTGCACCCTGGAGCTCGGCGGCAACGGCGCGGCCGTCGTCCTCGCCGACTGGGCGAGCGACGAGGACCTGGACTGGGCCGCGACGCGGATCGCGACCTTCTCCAACTACCAGGGCGGCCAGTCCTGCATCTCCGTGCAGCGCGTGATCGCGGACGCGTCGGTGTACGACCGGCTGCTGCCGCGCATCGTCGCCGCCGTCGAGGCCCAGGTCACCGGCGACCCGTCCGACGACAAGACGGACGTCGGCCCGCTGGTCAGCGAGGACGCCGCCCAGCGTGTGGAGTCCTGGGTCGACGAGGCCGTCCGGTCCGGCGCCACCCTCCTCACCGGCGGCAAGCGCGACGGTGCCTCCTACGCGCCGACCGTGCTCACCGACGTACCGGCCGAGGCGACGATCTCCTGCGAGGAGGTCTTCGGACCGGTCCTCACCGTGCGCAAGGTGGATGGTGAGGCGGAGGCCTTCGCCGCCGTCAACGACTCCAAGTACGGCCTCCAGGCGGGCGTGTTCACGCACGACCTGCAGGTCGCCTTCCGCGCCCACCGCGCGCTGGAGGTCGGTGGCGTGGTCGTCGGCGACGTGCCGTCCTACCGTGCCGACCAGATGCCGTACGGCGGTGTGAAGCAGTCCGGTGTCGGCCGCGAGGGCGTCAAGTTCGCGATGGACGACTACACCTACGAGCGGGTCCTCGTCCTGACGGGCCTCGCGCTCTAAGGGTGTGGCGCACTCCGCGCCACTCTCTGGCTAACGACAATCATTTTCAGATAGTCTCCCGAAGGGGCCCGGCACCGATGCCTTCCGGTGCCGGGCCCCTGGTGGTCGGCCTGTCCGGACCCTCAACCGGAGAAGCCCACCCGCGCGAGCCGCAGTGGGCCGCGCAGCCTGAGATGCAGGTCGTGCACACCGTGGGCCGCGAACTCGGCGCCGATGGTGGTGTAGTCGTACGGGCCCTTCGTCCCGCCGAAGCTGACCGTCGCGAGTGAGGGGCCCCCGTCCAGCGACACCTCGACGGCTCCCCCGCCCGACGCCTCGACCTCGACCCGCGTGACACCCGTTCCGAAATCACAGCCGCGGTGGACGAGTTCGCCCGTCGCGTCGGCCCTCGGCGACACCGCGTCACCCGACACCTTCGTACGGTCGACGATCTCGGTGTCCCGCTGTTCGTCGAAGTCGGCCGCGTTCAGGCCCGTTTCGCGCACCGGGCGGGGGGTGGCGGGCTCGCCGGTGAGGGCGATCGTGGTGCGCAGCCGGATGTCCTCGCTCGATGTGCCCGCGAGGAGTTCGTACGCGCCCGGCTCCAGACGGGTCCTGCCGACCGCCACGTCCCAGAACTCCAGTGCGGAGAGGGGGAGTTCGAAGGTCAGGCGCTCCGAGGCACCGGGAGTGAGGTGGAGGCGCCGGTGAGCCAGCAGTTCGCGGCGGGGGCGCGGCACCGACGGGTCCACGGCGCGCGCGTAGAGCTGGGCCACCTCGTCCGCCGGTGCCTCGCCCGTGTTCGTGACCGTGAAGGAGGCCATCAGCGTGGTTTCCGCCTCGGTGACCTCCAGATCCTCGTACGCGAACGTCGTGTACGCGAGGCCGTGGCCGAACGGGAACAGCGGGCGGCCCTCGAAGTACAGATACGTCTGGCGGCCGCCGATCACGTCGTAGTCGAGCAGGTCGGGCAGGTCCGCGTCGGAGGCGTACCAGGTCTGCGGGAGACGGCCGGCGGGGGAGACGTCGCCGGCCAGGACGCGGGCCAGGGCGGTGCCCGCCGCCTGGCCGCCGTGTGCGGTCCACAGGACGGCGGGGAGGTCGGTGGGGTCCACCGCGTAGGGATACGCCGAGACCAGGGCGAGGACGGTGTCCGGGTTCGCGGCGCGGGCGGCGCGCAGCAGGCGCTCCTGATGGGCGGGGAGCCGGAGGGTGGTGCGATCCTCCGTCTCGCGCCCGTTGATGTGCGGGTCGTTGCCCGCCACGACCACGACGACGTCGGCCGCCTCCGCCACCCGGGCCACGGCGTCCTCGCCGCGCTCGGCGAACTCCAGCTCGAAAATCTCCGGGGCGTCGTCGGCAACCCTGACGCCGTCGGCGGCGACAGAGAGATGCCCACCCGTCCCGACGTGCCTCAGGAGGTGGCCGCTCCCATGGGATCCGGAGCGGGAACCAGCCGGTTCGAGACGGAACGTCTCCTGGACGACCCAGCCGCCCGGCTGGTCGGCGGACGCGCGGAGGTAACCGTCCTCGGCGACCGAGAGGTAGCGCCCGTCGGGGGCCCGCAGGGTCAGCAGTCCCTCGCCCCAGTCGATCAGCGCGAGGTCGGTGCCGGTGGCGTCGGTGGTGAGGGGCGGCAGGTCCGTGCGCCCCGCGAGCAGGGCCGGATCCAGCGCGCCCTCGGCGCCGCGCACCTCGTCGTCCGCGTCCCCGGCGAGGGGCACCGACAGATACGCACCGGAGGAGGTCCTCAGGCGTACCCGGTCCACGCCCTCGGCGAAGTCGACGCGCTCGGCGCCGAAGCGCTCGTACAGGCCCTCCAGCGGAGTGGAGCGGTGGATGAGTGTGCCGCTGTACCAGTCAAGCTTGCACTCGTCGGCGAGGAGGCCCACGACGGCGACGCGCACGCCCGGACCGAGTGGCAGCAGGCCGTCGTTCTTGAGGAGGACGATCGCCTGCTCGGCCGCCTCCCGGGCGAGCGCGCGGTGGGCCGGGGTGTCGAAGTCCGAGGTGCCGCCGTGGGGGTCCGTGTGCGGGTCGAACTCGCCGAGCCGGAAGCGGATCGCGAGCTGGCGGCGGACCGCCGCGTCGATGTCCGCCTCGCTCAACAGGCCCTTCTCCAAGGCCCCTCGGACCCGGTCCGCGATCTTCGAACCGTCCTCGCCGTGGTCCGTGAAGCTGTCGACCCCGGCGAGGATCGCGGCGGCGGTCGCCTCCTCGTGCGTGTCGAAGTAGTGCTCGGAGTCGACCAGGTTGGAGGGGGCGCCCGCGTCGGAGCAGACCAGGAGGTCCTGGTCCGTCCAGGTGCGCAGGTGTTCCCCGAGGTGCGG
This portion of the Streptomyces mirabilis genome encodes:
- a CDS encoding aldehyde dehydrogenase family protein, translated to MTSTHAFWLAGRQATGETTFDVTSPWDGRVVGQVSVPTEAQVEEAVAAAYAVRDEFAATPAHVRAAALDHVSKRLVERTEEIAQLISAENGKPIKWARGEVGRAVSVFRFAAEEARRFNGGEAQRLDTDLGGQGRLALTRRFPKGVVLGIAPFNFPLNLCAHKIAPAIAAGAPIILKPAPATPLSGLIIGDLLAETELPAGSWSILPVSNDRMPALVQDERLPVISFTGSEKVGYAIMDSVPRKHCTLELGGNGAAVVLADWASDEDLDWAATRIATFSNYQGGQSCISVQRVIADASVYDRLLPRIVAAVEAQVTGDPSDDKTDVGPLVSEDAAQRVESWVDEAVRSGATLLTGGKRDGASYAPTVLTDVPAEATISCEEVFGPVLTVRKVDGEAEAFAAVNDSKYGLQAGVFTHDLQVAFRAHRALEVGGVVVGDVPSYRADQMPYGGVKQSGVGREGVKFAMDDYTYERVLVLTGLAL
- a CDS encoding glycoside hydrolase family 3 C-terminal domain-containing protein; this encodes MTAQTPPTPPFRDPQLPFAKRIDDLLARLTLDERIAFLHQFAPAVERLGVAAFRTGQEALHGVAWMGPATVFPQAVGLGATWNDELVRRVGEAVSAEVRAMRARDDRVGLNVWSPTVNLLRHPLWGRNEEGYSEDPKLTSAIATAYTRGLRGDHPDYWRTAPVLKHWLAHNNETDRDTTSSSVRPRVLHEYDLRAFRATVEAGAVAGVMPAYNLINGRPNHVSPHLGEHLRTWTDQDLLVCSDAGAPSNLVDSEHYFDTHEEATAAAILAGVDSFTDHGEDGSKIADRVRGALEKGLLSEADIDAAVRRQLAIRFRLGEFDPHTDPHGGTSDFDTPAHRALAREAAEQAIVLLKNDGLLPLGPGVRVAVVGLLADECKLDWYSGTLIHRSTPLEGLYERFGAERVDFAEGVDRVRLRTSSGAYLSVPLAGDADDEVRGAEGALDPALLAGRTDLPPLTTDATGTDLALIDWGEGLLTLRAPDGRYLSVAEDGYLRASADQPGGWVVQETFRLEPAGSRSGSHGSGHLLRHVGTGGHLSVAADGVRVADDAPEIFELEFAERGEDAVARVAEAADVVVVVAGNDPHINGRETEDRTTLRLPAHQERLLRAARAANPDTVLALVSAYPYAVDPTDLPAVLWTAHGGQAAGTALARVLAGDVSPAGRLPQTWYASDADLPDLLDYDVIGGRQTYLYFEGRPLFPFGHGLAYTTFAYEDLEVTEAETTLMASFTVTNTGEAPADEVAQLYARAVDPSVPRPRRELLAHRRLHLTPGASERLTFELPLSALEFWDVAVGRTRLEPGAYELLAGTSSEDIRLRTTIALTGEPATPRPVRETGLNAADFDEQRDTEIVDRTKVSGDAVSPRADATGELVHRGCDFGTGVTRVEVEASGGGAVEVSLDGGPSLATVSFGGTKGPYDYTTIGAEFAAHGVHDLHLRLRGPLRLARVGFSG